A section of the Rattus norvegicus strain BN/NHsdMcwi chromosome 15, GRCr8, whole genome shotgun sequence genome encodes:
- the Or11g2 gene encoding olfactory receptor Olr1620, with protein MKALSNSSTITGFILLGFPCPREGQILLFVLFFMVYLLTLMGNASIICAVCCDSRLQTPMYLLLANFSFLEIWYVTSTVPNMLANFLSETKVISFSGCFLQFYFFFSFGSTECFFLAVMAFDRYLAICRPLHYPALMTGRLCNILVISCWVLGFLWFPVPIIFISQMSFCGSRIIDHFLCDPGPLLALTCTKSPLIELAFSILSPLPLIIPFVFIMGSYTLVLAAVLKVPSASGKRKAFSTCGSHLAVVALFYGSVLVMYGSPTSEHESGMQKIVTLFYSVLTPLLNPVIYSLRNKHMKVALKEILKRIKTWSTKKDLEQLNLY; from the coding sequence ATGAAAGCCCTCAGCAACTCCAGCACCATCACTGGCTTCATCCTCCTGGGCTTCCCCTGCCCCAGGGAGGGGCAAATCCTCCTCTTTGTGCTTTTCTTCATGGTCTACCTCCTTACCCTCATGGGCAATGCTTCCATCATCTGTGCTGTGTGTTGTGATTCGAGACTCCAGACCCCCATGTACCTCCTGCTGGCCAACTTCTCCTTCCTGGAGATCTGGTATGTCACCTCCACAGTCCCCAACATGTTGGCCAACTTCCTGTCTGAAACCAAAGTCATCTCTTTCTCTGGATGCTTCCTGcagttctatttcttcttctcctttggTTCTACAGAATGCTTTTTCCTGGCAGTCATGGCATTTGATCGCTACCTTGCCATCTGCAGGCCTCTACATTACCCTGCCCTCATGACCGGGCGCCTCTGCAACATCCTTGTGATCAGTTGCTGGGTGCTTGGTTTCCTCTGGTTCCCTGTTCCCATCATCTTCATCTCCCAGATGTCCTTCTGTGGGTCCAGAATTATAGACCACTTCCTGtgtgacccaggtcctctgctagCACTGACTTGCACAAAATCTCCCCTAATAGAGTTGGCCTTCTCCATCTTAAGTCCTCTGCCTCTCattattccttttgttttcatcATGGGATCGTATACTCTGGTCTTAGCAGCTGTATTGAAGGTCCCTTCAGCCTCTGGAAAAAGAAAGgctttctcaacctgtgggtctcatcTGGCAGTGGTTGCATTATTCTATGGCTCAGTACTGGTCATGTATGGGAGCCCAACATCTGAACATGAATCTGGGATGCAGAAGATTGTGACTCTGTTTTACTCTGTCTTGACCCCGCTCCTCAATCCTGTGATATATAGTCTCAGGAACAAACATATGAAGGTAGCTCTGAAGGAAATTCTGAAAAGGATTAAAACTTGGTCAACAAAAAAGGACCTTGAGCAATTAAATTTATATTGa